The Chryseobacterium nakagawai genome has a segment encoding these proteins:
- the glsA gene encoding glutaminase A, with amino-acid sequence MKKNSFLFSAKGILIAGFLSLNTVMYAQKTADLSTISEKTLSSILEKNRNYYTQGKVADYIPELGKMDAKAIAFSVVDKNGKILNTGDISKKFTMQSISKIIALMVAVNERGEANVFDKMGYFGSDRPFNHFANLETTGKPLNPMMNAGAILTTSLIPGEGEKPFLKVLDMVRYITKNTTIDYSKSVYESEKSTGHRNRGMFYIMKNSGLISGNEDQLDNYFKQCSIELTAEDLAKIGYFFANQCVRFDGDTQYKNADVAKLIESQMLTAGMYEFSGEYSRMVGLPSKSGVGGGITVSVPGKMGIGVFSPALDQHGNSLAGYHIILDLAKQYNLSIF; translated from the coding sequence ATGAAAAAAAATAGCTTTTTATTTTCCGCCAAAGGAATTCTTATTGCAGGATTTTTGTCCTTAAATACAGTGATGTACGCTCAGAAAACGGCAGACCTTTCTACCATTTCAGAAAAAACCTTAAGCAGCATTCTGGAAAAGAACAGAAATTATTACACACAGGGTAAAGTAGCAGATTATATTCCTGAATTGGGTAAAATGGACGCTAAAGCAATTGCTTTTTCAGTAGTAGATAAGAACGGTAAAATATTGAATACGGGTGACATTAGCAAAAAGTTCACTATGCAGAGCATTTCCAAGATCATTGCTTTAATGGTTGCCGTCAATGAAAGAGGAGAAGCCAATGTTTTTGATAAAATGGGATATTTCGGATCAGACAGACCTTTTAACCATTTTGCCAATCTAGAAACAACAGGAAAGCCACTCAATCCAATGATGAATGCAGGAGCTATCCTTACCACTTCTTTAATTCCCGGTGAAGGCGAAAAACCATTCCTTAAAGTATTGGATATGGTTCGATACATCACCAAAAATACTACCATTGATTACAGCAAATCTGTTTATGAATCTGAAAAATCTACTGGACACCGTAACCGTGGAATGTTCTATATCATGAAAAATAGTGGATTGATTTCAGGAAATGAAGACCAATTAGACAACTACTTCAAACAATGTTCTATTGAACTTACAGCTGAAGATCTGGCGAAAATCGGATATTTCTTTGCCAATCAATGTGTACGCTTTGATGGAGACACCCAATATAAAAACGCTGACGTTGCTAAGCTGATTGAATCCCAAATGCTGACAGCCGGAATGTACGAATTCAGTGGTGAATATTCTCGAATGGTAGGCTTACCAAGCAAATCCGGCGTAGGTGGTGGAATTACCGTAAGCGTTCCCGGAAAAATGGGAATCGGTGTATTTAGCCCCGCATTGGATCAACATGGAAATTCTTTGGCTGGATACCATATTATTCTAGATCTGGCGAAACAGTACAACTTAAGCATTTTTTAA
- a CDS encoding type I polyketide synthase codes for MKNLTIIGLTPFEKPDVNLLPKLHQAGIFPVLSLGQELTTAQAALNQLEGTDLPSYGIYVSNEKLSALQIPKNVTFAILPAGMSIHQNSNLDIIYQVTSLKEAKQAEQSGAKGIIIKGNEAGGQIGYESTFVLFQRIIKEITSIPVWVQGGIGLHTAAAVKALGATGIVLDSQLALFPESSVPKDIKDLSSKLNGTETKIIANHRVLVRPNSPSLPDNINAEDLKQYFTDLDISKSYIPMGQDISLATDLYEEFRTLKKMAFGFKEAMYGHLKQAKALQVIDKNNPLAQELGLTYPIAQGPMTRVSDVAGFANAVAEAGALPFIALSLLKGNSAKSLVMETKELAGNKTWGIGILGFAPQELRDEQTSYILEAQPPVVLIAGGRPAQAKVFEKAGIKTFLHVPSPALLDIFLKEGAKNFIFEGRECGGHVGPLSSMVLWEKQIERILKEDHPEHISVFFAGGIHDDFSTAFVCIMAAPLAARGVKVGVLMGTAYLYTQEAVQTGAIQEEFQLQAMQAKDTVLLETAPGHETRCLNTSFANHFNTEKAKLLAAGTDKKEVWEKLEKLNVGRLRIAAKGIERQGDQLVNIPKDDQLDLGMYMIGQIATMQNKVLTLEELHQNVSIGNYEYIQNAELAEQPTSSEKPLDIAIVGMECIFPGAKNLDEFWRNIILGKDSVTEVPDERWNKELYYKPDSDEADVSHSKWGGFIPKIDFDPLAFGIPPQSLAAIEPTQLLTLLVAKRAMEDAGYGEKHINRENISVIIGAEGGNDLANSYSFRGYYKQVFGELHEEVKEAFPHTTEDSFPGILANVIAGRITNRLDLGGRNFTVDAACASSLAAIDLACQELVLGKSDMVLAGGADLHNGINDYLMFSSTHALSRKGRCATFDSEADGIALGEGIAILVLKRYEDAINDGDHIYSVIKGVGGSSDGKALGLTAPRKVGQVRALERAYTQAGISAASVGLVEAHGTGTVVGDKTELSALTNLFSRSGALPGQTHLGSVKTQIGHTKCAAGLAGLIKASLAVYHGVKPPTLHLKQPNAYYNAETSPFSFHAETGLWTEKNRYAGISAFGFGGTNFHTVIANHPKQDDSIAMQSWPSELFVFRGDTYEEAKGQSSQIKTLLEINDEIPLKDIAYSLSIASEKPIQFSIVADTAVDLMMKIELVLLGIETKDTFTVNKKEGKVAFTFPGQGSQRINMARDLFVVFPAMRNVIDNYPELEKVVFPSTTFNEADLKQQKETIKDTRLAQPLLGIVDLALARFLESLGIVPDMLAGHSYGEIPALCFSGVFGEDKLVDLSIQRAQSILNSVEGGDPGSMLAASATHERLQPIIAKVEGCYPVNFNAPTQCVIAGSTPAINTLLEVLKQEGISAKKLEVACAFHSPLLAKSKDLYADVLKDVPFEEMQIPVWSNTTAEVYPSNPSDIKERLTEHLVQPVRFVEQMQAMYNDGARIFIEVGPGKVLTGLAKSCIEKDQLTLYVEDSSRNKFTHLLCMLAQYLGTGRSFNIEKLFDGRFVQLVDINQPELYKKSPAIWRVNGQAAHPTTGSLPANGALPIINPIPMNNFTTHNTQAPAPEGLSTAERMLQEYLNSMKLMIQAQRDVMLSFMGQNPQVNPMPVYNTPMPASAPERTIPVQAVQQERTVAVAATAVAVKAAPTTDIKALLLQVVSDKTGYPQEMLGMEMDLEADLSIDSIKRVEIIGTLRNELGTLAKGNTNEDMVMEQLAGIKTLSGLVSWLTEFSGADTTPSTPEKTVTEPEVASKPQAKSALSLEDLQNAILNIVSEKTGYPKEMLGLDLDLEADLSIDSIKRMEIIADLKNKIGFGENLEQADDVMEKLAAIKTLRGLASWISEMSGGDNEIKKEVKEASAPEATNNVLSRLRFDITPTDASSVQNTEVLQGKRFAITQDDSKQTSAIKAELEKHGAIVELVESDKDLSNVDGLIMLDLFSATDKPSIIDHVDLIKKLDFDKAKWVYLISDIPAHIQEINDVSVLRHHQGYPGLFKSLAREFDNTICRLISLSTPQEVDQIAEITLKEILTNDKPAEVIYKNETRHKVDIIPSPLSTSLNEAHIQLDQKSVVLVLGGAQGITAELVKHMSQAYPCTYILVGRSADPRNEASAKEFEGMKTKEEIRAFLIKSGKFTSPAEIEKETTKVFKNNQILRTIRDMEALGNTIIYQSLDLCDEEGLSNLISGIYEKYNRLDGVIHGAGLLEDKLFKQKTTSSFGRVFDTKVKPLRVLAEQLRTDCQFVVLFSSIASVYGNKGQTDYAAANSVLDDYANALNKRLKGKVISINWGPWKGAGMVSSTLESEYERRGISMIPLDEGKEIFLNEIKYGTESQVLIMSGNNW; via the coding sequence ATGAAAAACTTAACCATCATTGGACTAACGCCTTTTGAAAAGCCGGATGTCAACCTTTTGCCTAAATTGCATCAGGCGGGTATATTTCCTGTCCTCAGCTTAGGCCAAGAGTTAACGACCGCCCAGGCAGCACTTAATCAACTTGAAGGAACAGATCTACCCTCTTATGGTATCTATGTTTCTAATGAAAAATTATCAGCGCTTCAAATTCCAAAGAATGTTACATTTGCGATCTTACCGGCCGGAATGTCTATTCATCAGAATTCGAATCTGGATATCATCTATCAGGTAACCAGTCTCAAAGAAGCAAAACAAGCTGAACAATCAGGAGCTAAAGGAATTATCATCAAAGGAAATGAAGCTGGAGGTCAAATCGGCTACGAATCCACATTTGTATTATTCCAGCGCATTATCAAGGAAATCACAAGCATTCCAGTTTGGGTACAAGGAGGAATAGGACTCCATACCGCTGCAGCTGTGAAAGCTTTGGGAGCAACAGGTATTGTACTGGACAGCCAGCTTGCTTTATTCCCTGAAAGTTCAGTTCCAAAAGACATTAAGGATTTATCCTCAAAACTGAACGGAACCGAGACCAAAATCATTGCCAATCACCGTGTATTGGTAAGGCCTAATTCGCCTTCATTACCGGATAATATCAATGCTGAAGATCTTAAACAATATTTTACTGATCTCGATATCAGCAAAAGTTATATCCCAATGGGACAGGACATTTCGCTGGCCACAGACCTGTATGAAGAGTTCAGAACATTGAAAAAAATGGCTTTTGGATTCAAAGAAGCTATGTATGGTCATCTGAAGCAGGCAAAAGCACTTCAGGTTATTGACAAAAATAATCCATTAGCTCAGGAGCTTGGTCTTACCTATCCCATTGCACAGGGGCCAATGACCCGTGTAAGTGATGTAGCAGGATTTGCCAATGCCGTGGCCGAAGCAGGTGCTTTACCATTTATTGCCCTATCATTATTGAAAGGAAACTCTGCCAAATCTTTGGTGATGGAAACAAAAGAATTGGCAGGTAATAAAACCTGGGGTATAGGTATTTTAGGGTTTGCGCCTCAGGAATTAAGAGACGAACAAACTTCTTATATCCTTGAAGCACAACCTCCTGTAGTTTTGATCGCCGGAGGAAGACCAGCACAGGCTAAAGTATTTGAAAAAGCAGGCATAAAGACATTCCTGCACGTTCCATCTCCTGCCTTGTTGGATATTTTCCTTAAAGAAGGTGCAAAAAATTTCATTTTCGAAGGTCGTGAATGCGGTGGTCACGTAGGTCCATTATCCAGTATGGTTCTTTGGGAAAAACAGATTGAACGGATCTTAAAAGAAGACCATCCGGAACATATCAGTGTATTTTTTGCCGGTGGAATCCATGATGATTTCTCAACAGCATTTGTTTGTATCATGGCGGCTCCATTGGCTGCCAGAGGAGTAAAAGTGGGTGTATTGATGGGAACTGCTTATTTGTACACGCAGGAAGCTGTGCAAACCGGAGCCATTCAGGAAGAATTCCAGTTACAGGCAATGCAGGCTAAAGATACCGTCTTATTAGAAACTGCTCCGGGACATGAAACCCGTTGCTTAAATACTTCATTTGCCAACCACTTCAATACGGAAAAAGCTAAACTTTTAGCTGCCGGAACAGATAAAAAAGAAGTATGGGAAAAGCTGGAAAAGCTCAACGTAGGCCGTTTAAGAATTGCCGCAAAAGGCATTGAACGCCAGGGAGATCAATTAGTAAACATTCCTAAAGATGATCAATTGGATCTTGGAATGTACATGATTGGACAGATTGCCACCATGCAAAACAAAGTATTGACCCTTGAAGAACTTCATCAAAATGTAAGTATCGGCAATTACGAATATATTCAGAATGCTGAACTGGCAGAACAGCCTACATCCAGCGAAAAACCTTTGGATATTGCTATCGTAGGAATGGAATGTATTTTCCCGGGTGCCAAAAATCTGGATGAATTCTGGAGAAACATCATTTTAGGAAAAGATAGCGTTACCGAAGTTCCGGACGAAAGATGGAACAAGGAGCTTTATTATAAACCGGATTCTGACGAAGCGGACGTATCTCATTCAAAATGGGGTGGTTTCATTCCGAAAATTGATTTTGATCCACTTGCGTTTGGTATTCCACCACAATCTCTTGCTGCTATTGAACCTACACAATTGCTTACTTTATTGGTAGCAAAACGTGCGATGGAAGATGCCGGATATGGTGAAAAACATATTAACAGAGAAAACATTTCTGTCATCATCGGAGCTGAAGGAGGTAATGATCTTGCCAACAGCTATAGCTTCAGAGGATATTATAAACAAGTCTTCGGAGAACTTCACGAAGAAGTAAAAGAAGCTTTCCCACATACTACAGAGGATTCCTTCCCGGGTATTCTGGCCAATGTAATCGCAGGTAGGATTACGAATCGTCTGGATCTTGGCGGTAGAAACTTCACGGTTGATGCAGCATGTGCTTCATCTTTGGCAGCTATCGATTTAGCTTGTCAGGAACTTGTATTAGGTAAATCCGATATGGTTCTTGCCGGAGGTGCAGACTTACACAACGGAATCAACGATTACCTGATGTTCTCCAGTACTCACGCTCTTTCCAGAAAAGGAAGATGTGCTACCTTCGATAGTGAAGCAGACGGAATCGCCCTTGGAGAAGGAATCGCAATCCTTGTTCTGAAAAGATATGAAGATGCGATCAACGATGGTGACCATATTTACTCTGTAATCAAAGGAGTTGGCGGATCCAGTGACGGCAAAGCTCTTGGACTAACAGCTCCTAGAAAAGTAGGCCAGGTAAGAGCTTTGGAGCGTGCTTATACCCAAGCAGGAATCAGTGCTGCTTCTGTAGGATTGGTAGAAGCTCATGGTACAGGAACTGTGGTTGGAGATAAAACAGAATTAAGTGCTTTAACAAATCTATTCAGCCGTTCGGGTGCTTTGCCGGGACAGACCCATTTAGGTTCTGTGAAGACCCAAATCGGACATACTAAGTGTGCTGCAGGATTAGCAGGATTAATTAAAGCTTCTCTGGCAGTTTATCATGGAGTAAAACCTCCTACCCTTCACCTTAAACAGCCGAATGCTTATTATAACGCAGAAACCAGCCCATTCTCTTTCCATGCGGAAACAGGATTATGGACGGAGAAAAACCGCTATGCAGGAATCAGTGCTTTTGGATTTGGAGGTACTAACTTCCACACCGTAATTGCTAACCATCCGAAACAGGATGACTCTATTGCGATGCAGTCATGGCCTTCAGAATTATTTGTATTCCGTGGGGATACCTATGAAGAAGCAAAAGGGCAGTCAAGTCAGATCAAAACGCTATTGGAAATTAATGATGAGATTCCACTAAAAGATATTGCTTACAGTTTAAGTATCGCTTCAGAAAAGCCAATTCAGTTCAGTATTGTTGCGGACACTGCGGTTGACCTGATGATGAAAATTGAATTAGTACTGTTGGGGATAGAAACTAAAGATACTTTCACAGTCAATAAAAAAGAAGGTAAAGTAGCATTCACATTCCCCGGACAAGGAAGTCAGAGAATCAACATGGCTCGTGATCTATTCGTGGTTTTCCCGGCGATGCGTAACGTGATTGATAACTATCCTGAACTTGAAAAAGTAGTTTTTCCTTCTACCACATTCAATGAAGCGGATTTAAAACAACAGAAAGAAACCATTAAAGATACCCGTTTAGCACAGCCGCTTTTAGGAATCGTTGATCTTGCATTGGCCAGATTCTTAGAATCATTGGGAATTGTTCCTGATATGCTGGCTGGACATAGCTACGGTGAAATACCTGCTCTATGTTTCTCAGGAGTATTTGGTGAAGATAAATTAGTTGATTTAAGTATCCAAAGAGCTCAATCGATATTAAATTCAGTAGAAGGCGGAGATCCAGGTTCAATGTTAGCGGCAAGTGCTACTCACGAACGTTTACAGCCGATCATTGCTAAAGTGGAGGGATGTTATCCTGTTAACTTCAATGCTCCTACTCAATGTGTCATTGCAGGAAGCACTCCGGCCATCAATACATTATTGGAAGTCCTTAAACAAGAAGGAATTTCTGCTAAAAAATTAGAAGTGGCATGTGCATTCCACAGCCCATTATTGGCAAAATCAAAAGATTTATACGCTGATGTATTAAAAGATGTTCCTTTTGAGGAAATGCAGATCCCTGTATGGTCTAATACAACAGCTGAAGTATATCCTTCGAATCCTTCAGACATCAAAGAAAGATTGACTGAACATTTAGTGCAGCCTGTGAGATTCGTGGAACAGATGCAAGCGATGTATAACGATGGAGCAAGAATCTTCATCGAGGTAGGACCTGGAAAAGTCCTTACAGGATTGGCAAAATCATGTATTGAAAAAGATCAGTTGACTTTATATGTTGAAGACAGCAGCCGTAACAAATTCACTCATTTACTTTGTATGTTAGCTCAGTATTTAGGCACGGGACGCAGCTTCAATATTGAGAAACTTTTCGATGGCCGTTTCGTTCAGCTTGTTGATATCAATCAGCCTGAATTGTATAAGAAAAGCCCGGCCATCTGGCGTGTTAACGGACAAGCTGCACATCCGACAACAGGTTCATTGCCTGCTAATGGTGCACTCCCTATCATAAACCCTATTCCTATGAATAATTTTACCACTCATAATACGCAAGCTCCTGCACCGGAAGGCCTATCTACGGCAGAACGTATGCTGCAGGAATATTTAAACAGTATGAAACTTATGATACAGGCACAACGTGATGTGATGCTATCCTTTATGGGACAGAATCCTCAGGTAAATCCAATGCCTGTTTACAATACACCAATGCCAGCATCTGCCCCTGAACGTACCATTCCGGTACAAGCAGTTCAGCAGGAAAGAACTGTTGCAGTGGCTGCTACTGCCGTTGCTGTAAAAGCGGCTCCTACAACAGATATCAAAGCTTTATTACTACAGGTTGTAAGTGATAAAACAGGCTATCCGCAGGAAATGCTGGGTATGGAAATGGACCTTGAGGCTGATTTAAGTATTGACTCTATCAAAAGAGTGGAAATCATCGGAACACTTCGTAACGAACTGGGAACATTAGCTAAAGGTAACACCAATGAAGATATGGTGATGGAACAATTGGCAGGAATCAAAACCCTAAGCGGATTGGTTTCATGGCTTACTGAATTCTCTGGAGCAGATACGACGCCATCAACTCCTGAAAAAACTGTAACTGAACCTGAAGTAGCTTCAAAACCACAAGCAAAATCTGCATTATCATTAGAAGACCTTCAAAACGCTATCCTGAATATCGTAAGTGAAAAAACAGGCTATCCAAAAGAGATGTTAGGGTTAGACTTAGATTTGGAAGCAGATCTTAGTATCGATTCTATCAAGCGTATGGAAATCATTGCAGATCTTAAAAACAAGATCGGTTTTGGAGAAAACCTTGAGCAAGCTGATGATGTAATGGAAAAACTGGCAGCCATTAAAACCCTTCGTGGATTGGCAAGCTGGATCAGTGAAATGAGCGGCGGCGACAATGAAATAAAAAAAGAAGTAAAGGAAGCAAGCGCTCCTGAAGCGACAAATAATGTATTATCACGTCTTCGTTTTGATATCACTCCTACAGATGCTTCATCAGTACAAAACACAGAGGTTCTGCAAGGAAAACGTTTCGCCATCACTCAGGATGATAGTAAACAAACCTCAGCCATTAAAGCTGAATTGGAAAAACACGGAGCTATCGTAGAATTGGTAGAGTCAGACAAAGACCTTTCCAACGTTGATGGATTGATCATGCTAGACTTATTCTCAGCTACAGATAAACCCAGCATCATCGATCATGTTGATTTAATTAAAAAACTGGATTTTGATAAAGCTAAATGGGTATATCTTATTTCTGATATCCCTGCCCATATTCAGGAAATCAATGATGTGAGTGTATTGCGCCACCATCAGGGTTATCCTGGACTTTTCAAAAGCTTAGCAAGAGAGTTTGATAACACAATTTGCAGATTAATCAGCTTGAGTACTCCTCAGGAAGTAGATCAGATTGCTGAAATTACTTTAAAGGAAATTCTTACCAATGATAAACCTGCTGAAGTGATTTATAAAAACGAAACAAGACATAAGGTAGATATTATCCCTTCCCCATTGTCAACGAGTTTAAATGAAGCACACATTCAATTAGATCAGAAATCTGTAGTACTGGTATTAGGAGGAGCACAAGGAATCACTGCAGAATTGGTGAAACACATGTCCCAGGCTTATCCATGTACTTACATTTTAGTAGGAAGATCTGCAGATCCAAGAAATGAAGCTTCTGCTAAAGAATTCGAAGGAATGAAAACGAAAGAGGAAATCAGAGCATTCCTGATCAAATCCGGAAAATTCACTTCTCCTGCTGAGATTGAAAAAGAAACCACAAAAGTTTTCAAAAACAATCAAATATTACGCACGATCCGTGATATGGAAGCGCTTGGAAATACGATTATTTATCAATCATTAGACCTTTGTGACGAAGAAGGATTAAGCAATCTGATCAGCGGTATTTATGAAAAATACAACCGTTTAGACGGAGTAATTCATGGAGCAGGTCTTTTAGAAGATAAATTATTCAAACAAAAAACAACTTCATCTTTCGGACGCGTATTTGACACCAAAGTAAAACCACTTCGTGTATTGGCTGAACAACTTCGTACAGACTGCCAGTTCGTGGTATTATTCTCAAGTATCGCATCGGTATATGGTAACAAAGGCCAGACAGATTATGCGGCTGCCAACAGTGTACTGGATGATTACGCTAACGCTCTGAATAAAAGATTAAAAGGAAAAGTAATCTCCATCAACTGGGGGCCTTGGAAAGGTGCCGGAATGGTTTCTTCCACCCTTGAATCTGAATACGAACGTAGAGGAATTTCTATGATCCCATTGGATGAAGGAAAAGAAATCTTCCTTAACGAGATAAAATACGGAACTGAAAGCCAAGTGCTTATCATGTCAGGAAATAATTGGTAA